The DNA region TCTCGGGCCGGCGACGCTGCGCCTGGGCAATGTGTACCTGGAGACGCTGGAACTGCGTGCGCGGGTGGCGATCTGGGCCGAAGGCCTGGCCCGTCGCACCGGCTGTGCGGTGCGGACGGCGGTATTGTTGTTCGACGAGATCGTCGTCGTCGGCCACGAACCCCGCCCCGACGGTACCCGGCAGATGCCTGAGGTCGGCATCGTGATTCCCGCCCATGCGAGTGCGCTGGGCAAGGCTCTGCTGGCGTTCGCCTCCGGCGAGCTTCCGCAGGGGCCGTTGCGCAGCATGACCGGTGAGACGATCGTCGACGCCGCGGTGCTGGCCACCCAACTCGACACGGTGCGTGCCACGGGCATCGCCGACGAGATCGAGGAAGCTGTGATCGGTGAATGTGCCAGTGCTGCAGCTGTTTTCGACTCGTCCGGCGAGGCCGTCGGTGCGATCGGCCTGGTCGTTCCCGCTGCCCGATGGCCGATGGCGCCTGCGGACATCGATG from Mycobacterium sp. DL includes:
- a CDS encoding IclR family transcriptional regulator; the encoded protein is MIQAVDRALRILTVLQGGRRMSLGEIAAAIDLAPSTVHGLIRTLLAHGMVQQELDSGRYRLGPATLRLGNVYLETLELRARVAIWAEGLARRTGCAVRTAVLLFDEIVVVGHEPRPDGTRQMPEVGIVIPAHASALGKALLAFASGELPQGPLRSMTGETIVDAAVLATQLDTVRATGIADEIEEAVIGECASAAAVFDSSGEAVGAIGLVVPAARWPMAPADIDALRDAARTVSRELGAPVWPARR